From the Drechmeria coniospora strain ARSEF 6962 chromosome 02, whole genome shotgun sequence genome, the window GGGCGTGGCGTACAACTGCACCTGCGTGTCGATGGTGAAGTTGTGGATGGGACGCAGGACGTCAAGTATGGGCTTCATGAACTCGTCCAAGGCCGTCTCAATGTCCCACGTGTTGGGCACGGCGCCATCGGTGAAGAGCGAAAAGGTGAGATGGTACGTCGGGGCGTAGCGCAGCGACTTCGTCGTCCGGTTGGCAAGTGTTCCGGCGACCGTCGGGCTCAGGGCCGGTCGAGCTCccgacgatgcggaggagGTGGAGAGAAGATAGGCGATGATGGACTGTTCCTCGGCAAAGATTGACTGTAGCTGGTCGGCGACAAaggaggcgagggaggacgaggccgagttGGGCGAGGGAATCGCGTTGGGGGCGTAGGTCACATCGAGGTCTGGAGTGTGAGGGTTCAGCAACGCCGTGTTGGTTTCGCCAGGCCTGAGGTGTATCGTGAGGGCAGGCTCCGGCTCCTTtccgtgctcgacggccgccttgtCCGGGGCCAGCTGCAAGCGCAGGTGGTGTCCGGAAAAGTCGTTGAGATCGTCGAGGGTAAGCTGGGTGAGTCGGACGAGGTGGTGAGCCTCTGGGTCGGAGAGCGATTCGGTACGAACATGGATGTTGAGGGGGAAGACGGGTCGGCAGGCCTAAGTGTTCGGTCAGCCGCATGCCATCGGGGGATCGGATCAGGAGCGTCACCTTGCCATCCGCCCACTCGTTCATGCGATCAAGCGGCAGGCTTGCCCGATAAAtactcgtcgtcctccaccATATCGgcaggccgaggatgatgacgatgagccAGAAGGAGAGCACAATGTGGGATCGACGGCGAATTTCCGACGGCTTCTCGGCTGGCGGCTGCTTGGCGGGCGCAGCCACGGATGCTGGTACGGACGCGGCCAGCTCTGAAGCCATGGCGGCGTCACGGGCAGGATGCCCCGAGGGTCAAGGTGACAGGAGGTCAGAGGAAACCGCGAACATCAGATGGTGCTCATCGACGGAACGGGAAGGTAGGTGATTCCGTCTCTCCGTCGCGGTCGCGGACGGATGGTACTCGTGCTTCTGCGTTTGTTGGCTGTTCGAGATGGGCACCTGAGACGTGAAATGGCAGCTGGCTGGGAAAGGTCGCGGAGTCACGTGTGGCTGGCCTCGGTGTTGAATGAAGCTGCAAGGCTTCGATCGGCTTGCTGGCGACAGACAGGAGCTCCCCTCGACCCCGTAaatactgtgcaagtactcgaagagtactccgcacaggtGAACTTGTCATATATcgtatacagtacggagtacggagtacatgaagGTACATGTcccgagtacagtacttatatgtacatgAACGGAATGCACTagcttagttgtacttacaagtaatacgggCCACAGAGGAGCATTACGGGGTATTAagtactgctccgtactccgtaatattacTGTGCAGAAGATTCGgatgcgtacggagtaattactccgtataagtATTGATACCGAGTACAACtatgcacggagtaatactttgtacggagtgctatGCATAATGGCAAAGCGGTGCTGCAGTAATCACGGGTACAactagcacggagtacttacagagtacttgtagtggtTCCTCGCATGTTCCTGCCCAGTAGCCGGTACATCGGTGGTGGAGAACCAAACACCACCGGTCAAGGAGCCACCACACAAGTCCAAGGCATACCCCCCACCGGGAGTTCTACTTACGGCGAGTTGGTTCCGAACCAAATCTTCATGATGAGCAGTCCTTGGAACGGATACGGCTTTTGAAATAAAATAAAAAGTCAAAGTGATAGAATCCCAATGATCGCGACGGAAAGAAGCAAGTCAAGTCGTGAAATTGGTAAGCGCTGGTCGCATTTGATCCAAGGCAAGTatcgtcggcatcggaaCACGCAAAGCACACACACgccgcaagtacctactatacTTACGCATAGGCCGTACTGTGTACTaacgtgtactgtacttacttacattgCTTGCATTGTACTCCATATCGCACAAATTAAGTATTATTGCTACTGTCTTGCTCTGGGAGGGTATGCACAACTTCGATCCCTCTTTCCTTGAAAAAAGTCCATGTTAGATTTCGTGAACCATTTTATTGCCAACGCCAGAGAACTTGCACCTCCTTTCTTAGGTTTTACATGCATTTTCAATGAGCCACCAATCCTTCCGCAGCAGATGCTCTCGGCTCCCGTCCCCCTTGATCAAGGACTActtaattattactactgtATATGCCGTACTACCCCGCACGTCCTCCAACGCCGTCTCCTCCATGCTACGTTCTGCTGCCGTGCCGAGGCATCTCCCCGACGCGGACTTGGCTTTGCATATCaccccgacgccggctcgCTAGCACGGTGACCTCTCATCCACCACCGTATGATGGAAATGGCAATGGCTTGTTGATTTCTCGCCTATTAAATACCCCTCCCGCTAGCCGATATGGCTTGCAGACAAGCTGGCCCAAGCCATGAGCGCACAGCATACTCCCCCATCGATACCGCCTCTCACAGACGGGCAGCCAAGCAACCACGCCCATCGCAAGTGACGCAACACGTATTGGAATAACCAGGCCCGGTCTGTTCCTTGTCCGTTTACAACCCCCAGGCTTGGCCGACGATCGATCGCCGACCGAGTCGTCGTGACAACCCGTTGCACCGTCCTTCGGCTTGATCGATCCCACGCTCCGTCAACAGCTGTGCCTCACTACGCCGTGAACAGCTACGCCGATGCCAGGTATGTATTTCGCTTTTGAACCACCTTCGCTCGTCCCTCATCCGCCATCACCACGACGCTGCATCCCTACCACCAGTCGTGCATGATCTCATGTTGCGCCGCGGTTAACCTCCTCTCCAGTTCcgctcgctctcgccgctcCCGCCTGGGCTGCTGGTCTTGCCTACGCCAACGCCCGCACCGGCTTCTGGTATGATCGGAAACTTTTCATGTGCGCCTTCAAGAGCGCCGGTCGCATCTTTTTTCGAGAgcgtcgcggccgcctcAACCTCTTCTACCTTCTCGAGGACCGCGCTCGACACCCCTCCACGGCAAACAAGGACCTCTTGATATTCGAAGGCAACCGGTTCAGCTATGCTCAAGTCTATGAACGCGTCCTGCGCTACGGTGCTTGGTTGAAGAAGCATCTGGGCATCAAGCCGAAGGATATTGTCGCCATCGACTTTCAAAATTCTGACAATTTCATCATGCTGTGGTGGGGGCTATGGAGCATCGGCGCAAAACCGGCCTTCATCAACTACAATCTGACCGGTGATCCTCTGGCACACTGCATCAAGTCGGCCAACACCAAGCTGTGCCTCGTCGatcctgccgtcgccgaccatgTCACCGACCATGTTCGGGAAAAGCTCGGTGGCAGCGTTCAGTTTCTCGTCTTCTCCCCAGACGTCGAGGCTGAATGTCTCGCGTGTCCTCCCACGAGAGCGCCGGATGAGGATCGCCACGAAGACGGCATATCTACCTTGGCCACCCTCATCTTCACTTCCGGCACCACAGGCATGCCtaaggcggccgtcgtgtccTGGTCCAGgtgcatcgtcggcagcacCGTCCCCGaggtcctcctcggccgtggcagCAAGGACATCCTCTACACGTCAATGCCGCTGTACCATTCCTCCGCCAGCATTCTTGCCTTCTGCGCCACCGTGTCTTCTGGCAGCACCCTGGCTCTCGGTCGCAAGTTCTCCACCAAGGTGTTTTGGCAAGAGTGCCGGGCCGCGGGTGCCACGTCCATCCAGTACGTCGGTGAGACGCTACGCTACTTGCTCGCTGCGCCGCCGCAGATGGATGCCACCACGGGCGAAAACCTCGATCGCAAGCACGGCGTGACGTTGGCGTTTGGCAACGGCCTCCGTCCAGACATTTGGAACGAGTTCAAGGACCGCTTCGGCATCGAAACCATTGCAGAGTTCTACGCCTCCACTGAAGGCCCCTTCGCGACGTGGAACGTCAGCCGAAACGACCTCACCGCCGGAGCCATCGGTCGCAACGGCTGGCTCTTCAATGCCTTTCTTCGCCTGCAGGTGTCCCTCGTCGCGGTTGATTGGCAGACCGATGCCCCAATCCGCAACCCCAAGACAGGCTTCTGTCGGAAGGTCAAAGGTGGCGAGCCCGGCGAGATGCTCTTCAAGTTGCCCGTCCACGATCTGGAGCGACTTTTCCAAGGCTATTACGGGAATCAGAAAGCCACGGTTGCAAAGGTGATGCGCGACGTCTTCGCCAAGGGAGACGCTTGGTATCGAACGGGCGACGTCGCTCGATGGTACGGGGATGGTCGCGTCTTTTTCACCGACCGAATCGGCGACACGTTCCGCTGGAAGTCGGAGAACGTATCAACCGTCGAGGTTAGCCAAGCGGTCGGCCTGCACCCTTCCGTTCGCGAGGCCAATGTGTATGGGGTGGAGCTTCCTCACCACGATGGCCGTGCTGGATGTGTCGCCATCTGCTTCGACCAaaacccgccgccgcgcgacACCCTGCGCAGCCTGGCTTCGCACGTCCGCGAGGCCCTACCACGCTACGCCGTGCCATTGTTCCTGCGTATTGTtcccgaggtcggcggcggcggtcagACGACTGGTACGAACAAGCAGCAAAAGCACACGCTGCGTCAGGCGGGTGTGCAGCCAGGCAAAGGCGACGCAGACGGCATGTTCTGGCTCAAGGGTGATACGTATGTGCCGTTTGGCGAAAACGAATGGAAGGCACTTCAGCGGGGCAGCGTGAAGCTATAGGGGAGGCTTGGAGTCATGAACGTTGAATGAGGCATCACTGCATTTAGGAATTCGACGGGTTATTATGTGCAGGTCCCAACATCGACGTCTTCGTGGACTCCCCGTCCCGCAGTCGCACTTGAACGGGGTTAAATCCTGCCATGCGCCAGCATCAAACCTGCGTCGCATTTCTCGTTGGCGGCGTGAGGAACGGTATGGACCTGCAACTGCCGCGTTCCGCCACGTAACCCTCGACCACGACGGGTAGCACGATGTGAGCACTCTGTTGAATGCGAGGTCAGCACTACTATTCAGTCCACTTCATTGAGATATGGAAGTCAGGTGTGGGGGTTCAGCAGGCCAGTCCCCTCAAACGGCCAACATGGACTTGACAAAACGACATGAACTTGACATTCAACTTGGTTCTTGACTTCAGTAGTACCCAAGACAGCCAGTTACATTCGGTCGAAACTACCTCCAGAAACAGACACAAGATCATGGAGCATTAATTACTAAAGTTCCTAGTATTTTCAACTGGATAGCTTCCAGGGCGAGGGTTGTGAGTCGTAGAAAAAATATGATGCattttcgtcgtcgtgcaACGCGAGCAGAATTGTCTGGCACCGAGTTCACGGCATGATTGGCGTCAACCAAGGTCAAGGGTACCTTAGGCAGCGACCCGAACGTGCAAATCAAGGCCGCTGGTCATATCTCCTGGTTCTACAGCATCCCCGTGCTACAAATATCAGTTTACTTGCATACATGTTCTCCTGCCCATGCAGCTGGCAGTCAATGAGCGCGCGTGCTACGTTCGACCAGGTGTGGTTTGTTGGTGatgctacagtacttgcacgccaATGCGGCCCACCAAACAAGCGCCATCCCGGTAttattgtactgtaataatacttaaaTATTGCTCCGCAGGTGCTGAGACATCCGTCACTTGGTACTGACCGCCGGTAACCGGAAAATTTCTCCTCCGTAGTCTCATGGCATGCAGCCCACGCCAGTCAGTGGCTGAAGGACTCGTGACGTCGGCGGTTTGACGCGGCAACCATCGGATTTGCACTTAGCTTTTGCCCAGCGATCACGGTCACGATGGCTTCACCTCAACCCTAGATTCAATTCCTCCTTCCCTTCTCGTCATCTTCACGATTGAATCTACAATTAATTAACTGACCCACTCGTCTGGTCGTTCTGTGTTGAGATTCTTCTCTCACGTAAAGGCATATCATTCATCGATTATCATCGCTCCTTCGACCAGttcgccatcaccatctcTTTTTTGGCACCTTGAACCGATACCCTTCGACTACTCGCTCGCTCATGCAGCTACACTCGATCTGCAAGGATATCATTGCACCGGTTACCTGTTTGTCGCGTTCGGGTATTGTCTACTTCGTCACTCTGGGAGCCTTACTCCGAGATTCGTGATGCCTCTTTGATCAAATACAGGCACTTGCTGTTTCCGCCCCTGTCTGTCTCCGTCACCTACGAGCCATGAAATCCCGATTTTCGATGCGTCTCGCCTTGAGACTGCAGCCAATTTCCCGAAGCAAGGCTCTGTCATTTCGGCAGCCATGCCGACACCCGCAGCAGCATAGGAGGGCCTTCCAAACCTCCCCCCCACGGCTTGCTCCTCAGGGCAAAGGACACTCGTATCACAGCATAAATCCGGCTttggctccggctccggcttcTAGAGCGAGGACCCTTGCAGCGGCCACGGGACTGGCATCGTTGTTGGCTTTACTCTATCTCTCCTCGACCCCTGCTGCCAGCCTCGATGCATCCGccgtgtacaagtatgccTCGGACCCGAGCCCGGAGCTCGAGACACCATCGATTGCCGATGCGCGCGACCCCAGTCTGCCCCGCTTCAGAATCTCGGAGGTCCGCAAACATGGCGCCGGTGCAGAGAACCCCTGGGTCATCCACGAGGACAAAGTCTATGATATCACCGATTGGATCCCGGCCCATCCAGGGGGGCAGGTTATCCTCCGTGCCGCCGGTGGCTCTATCGACCCTTACTGGGACATCTTCTCTATCCACAAGAGCCAGTATGTCTATGATATTCTTTCCCAGTATCTCATCGGCTACGTTGATCAGGCCGATCTCGTCAACGGCAAGCCTGCCCAGGAACAGATCGAGGACCCATTTGCCGACGACCCGGTGAGACACCCGGCACTCATCACGAAGACGGCGAAACCTCGCAACGCAGAGACGCCCGAGGATGCCCTTGGTGCTCAATTCCTTACTCCTAATGATCTTTTCTACGTCCGCAATCACATGTGGGTGCCAAAGATTGACGAAGCCTCGGCGGACGCCCATGTGCTCAGTatcgagctcctcgatggTACCGTCCGACAATACACGTTGAAGGAACTCAAGACCAAGTTCGCAAGCCACAAGATCACAGCCGTCTTGCAGTGCTCGGGCAATCGGAGGAAGCACATGACCGAGGGTTCGGGTCGGTCTACGAACGGACTGCAGTGGGCGGCCGGTGCCATCTCCAATGCGTCCTGGGAGGGTGTTCTCCTCTCAgacgtcctcgccgatgcTGGCTTCGACATCAAGGAAGGCCTCAGTGGTGCCAGTGAAACGAAACACGTCCACTTCTCCGGGCTTGAAGCTTACGCCTCGTCCATCCCCATTAGAAAGGCTGTTGATCCCCAAGGTGATGTCATTCTCGCCTACTCCATGAATGACGAGCCTCTGCCGCGAGACCACGGTTACCCACTACGAGCTCTCGTCCCCGGCCATGTCGCCGCCCGCTCAGTCAAGTGGCTGAATCAAATCACGTTaagcgacgaggagagcaCCAGTCAGTGGCAGCGCAAAGATTACAAGTGCTTCGGCCCCAACGAGACAAAGGTCGACTGGGATGCCGCCCCGGCCATCCAGGAAATGCCAGTCCAGAGCGCCATCACCGGTGTCAAACTCCGAGGATGGAGGGACACTCCTGAAAGTAGCGCCTCCGCAGGCATCAAGGATGGCAAGCCGACCAAAGGAGCCGCCCCAGTCCAGGGCATTTCTCTCAACGGCTACGCTTTCTCGGGTGGCGGCCGGTCCATCATCCGTGTCGACATCTCCTTTGACGGTGGCTCCTCCTGGACCCAGGCACAACTGCtacccgacggcgtcggaaaGGACGGATCCCCGTCGCCGGGCCAAGGCCATGGTGCGTGGAGCTGGAAACGCTGGCGGTTCGACGGAGATATTCCCATGACCGCCTTTCAAGACCAAGAAGGCAGTTGCAGTCCTCGGCGATGCACAACAGTCATCGCCAAGGCCACCGACGATGTCTATAACACTCAACCCGAGAGTCATGCCGCTACGTGGAATCTACGAGGGAACCTGGCTACGGCATGGCATCGTGTCCAGGTCTGTGCCGACTGCTCCCCCGGTTCCCGCGCAGTCACATTGGCCGATGACAAGAAGCCTTAATGACAAATGGTTCCCCTTCGCGCCGTTTCTGCTTTCAACTCATCCAGGCCTGCTCTTGTGCGGATTTGCCATTGACTCCGCAATTGGGAAGTTGTTTTCAAGGACGCATGGCTTGCCCCCTGCATCAGAGAGACTACAGTGGGGGGCATGATATTTGCCCACCTTCAGGTAATATTTTCTAGCCTAGCCTAGCCAAATTCATCGCGATCATAACAATTAATACTTCGTATACCACCCCTCTGCTGCAATAATAGCATCAACGCAATAGGGCCTCGTATCAATCAGCTTCGAAAGAATCGATCTATCAATAGCCTGCCATACATCCTTTGCTACTTCCTATAGCCTATTTAATATAGCCTCATTATACAGAGCGTCTCGAAGATCTGGGTGCTGACTATAAAATTCCGCCTTTATTAATTCCTATAGATTCTCTATTGGATTAAGGTCCGGTAAGAGAGGCAGCTAGATCATTAGATTAATCCCTTCGTATTCTAATAGGGCTTGTTCGATCCCGGCTGTATGGACCAGCGCAATATCTTGCATAAAGATATCCGTAGGCCGTAAAAAGGAGAATAGAAAGGAGTGATAGAGAACGAATCTatcgactcggccgtcgaggggaaTAAGATCCGTTCGTTCGTTATATCGGAAGGCAGCCCAAAACATCTGCTTTATGCCCTTTGTATAAAATTCGAAGATATCGTGAGCGGCAAGTTGATCTACCGGTCGTACGAAGGTCCACGTTGGCCTTGCGCCGGCGCTTCGTTCAACGATAGACTCGTCGCTCCAATCGATATCCTTTCAATCTTAATAGCTGATATCTATTTGCCTATTCGAGCCGGAGAGAGGTATTAGATGCGGGCGGCGCTATTGGAGCCATTTTTGCCTACCCATTTTGCGTAAGATCATGCGGAGGGCCCGCGCCTTGACTTTATGGTCTATGGCTTCGAGAAGATCGTTCGTTTTGATGTGTGGATCTTTATGCGTAACGATATCGTAAATCCGATCGCGATCCTCTTCAGAAAGAGACCTTGGGCGCCCGGAACGCGGCTGGGATACGCATTCTTTTCGCTTTGCTTCGATTTGGCAAGTATAACGGATCGTTGAGAGCTTGATTTCTGGATGGGCCGCTTGGATCTGCCTATATGAGTAACGAAGGGACCGTAACTCGCAAATCCGTGATCGCATTTGCGGCGATAATTCCTTGCCTCGAGGCATCGTTACGGCCGCTTTGAGgtaattattgttactactactccgtacgttcGATGCGTAattatgtacggagtactccgtagccaCCTAATTGTTGTCATGCTAACGAAATAGGTTAGGTCAGATTGGACAAGGAATGTATTACCTAAGGGTAGGCAATACTTTTTGCCACAGACTGATACCAGATCGGCTCACCCCCAGCCCGGCCGAGAATTGGCAATATCCTGACGATGGCATGGCAATGCCATCGGTGATTAGCTCGGCAAAGGGCATCGCACAGACACGCATAGGGGCAATATATTGCAGCCCGCCCATGCTCAGTTGGCATCAAAATTAATGCCCAGCTGGGCGTATCAACAACGCACAACCGAACCTTTTCCTTCCCCGTCAGCTGAACCAACATCTCTCTATCGTCGCTAttctacttgtacacattGAAACAAGGCATGCAGTATGGCCCTCATGACCATtactcgtcctcgacctctcCATCTGTGAAGTAATCAAACTCGCCAGGGACTTGCGCCTCctcatcgccctcggcgtcctcgtccacggcggTTAATACACccgcagcagctgctgctcCAGAGCCCACACCACCATCAACGCCTGCCCGAACCTCTGGCAGGCCAAACGGTGACCGGCCCTGGGCCTGGCTTCGCAGAAGCTGATCCATCACCGGGTTTCCCGTTGAGCCTCGGGCCGGATCCACGAGGCCCTCCAGCAACGTCCTGCCGCCCGATCGACCGCCCCCTATTCTTGCGTTTTGCTGCCCGGCAACCGGCGCGCGCTCGGTCGTCACCTTCTTCAGCTTCTCTTCAATCAGTGTTTTGGGCTCCTCCGGCTGagtgtcgtcgaggagcagagggCCACCGGTGGGCTTTTCGACATCATTAGCCTCCATGCATACCATGGTAGAATTGGGGATTCGAAACACACCTTTTTCACCGGCTTATACCGACCAGCCGGGAAGCTTATGTACTTCAGTTGGCCAGGCAGGACTCGGCTCATGTTTTCCAGGTCGTAGCCAATCTTTTCCTTCTCGGGTTTCTTCTTCGCATCTGTCGATGtttccttctcctccccATCCTTGTGGTCCTTGACGTCGTCCTTCTTATCCTCGTCTTTCCGGTCCTCGGGTCtcttctcctcgtccacgtccatcTTGTCGCCGGTCTTCGGTGGTGGCACGTCGACATCCATGCTCTCCCGACGCTGAGCCCGTTCCTTCTTCTGCGCCCTCCGCTTCGCTTGCGCAGTGGTCGAGAGAATAGCGGTAGCTATCAACGCAGGACCCTCCTCGGTCTTGACCTCTTGCTTTGGCGGGTAATCAAAGAGGCTTTGTCGCGTTGCGCAGTGGAACTTGAAGTCGGGCATTTCGAGGTCGTGATCGAGGCCAATCATGGCCGTGGGCGAAAAGCTTAGTGACAGGAAGTGTGTGAAGGGGAACCAATACCAGTACTGCGTGAAGATGGACATGCCGACGATCCCAGCCATGTTGAGATTGCCAGTCTGGGTCTGCAGTCCAATCGTGCAGTTGCGGCCGCCAGCATCGATGATGCCCAGGGCGAGGGATGCACCAAACTTGGTCATGGCATCCTCGTGGCGATCACTGACCACCTTCCGGAGGGACTTGCGCATCGTGGCCACCTTCGGGTTCATCACCTCGTTCTGCTGCACCATGATCATGGCCAGCGATATGAGCGCACCTTGTCGGACAAAGTCGGTAGGGTCCTTCATCATCGGCTCCAACAGGTCGATGGCCTCATCAAGCCCGGTTCCGGCGCAGGAAATTCCCAAGGCCATGGCAGAACCGTAGCGGACGTGCGGGTTGTACGACTCGGACAGCAGCTCCACCATGCGAGGGACGCTGCCGGGCTTGCGGAAGAGGATAAATCCTAGGCTCATGACGGCGATGCGACGGACATCGTCGTTGACGTCGCTGACGGCAGTGTGAAGGAGCTTCCGGATCGCCTTGTTGCTGCCGGTACCGCAGTAGGCGAGGGCAACCGTCATGATACCGCCATAACGCAAGGTAGGGTCGGGGTCGTTCAAGAGCCCCTCGATCAGGACATCCGCCCCCTCCTGGCGACCGTACATGATCAGAGCCATGCCCATGGCAACTCCGCGGACAATTTTCTCGTGCGTCGTCTCGTGTGCGTACGTGATCATGTCCTCGAGAGCCTTGACattgccggtgccgagcaTGATGAGGCCCATGGCCAGACCAACAGCCTCGCCGTTGAGCGCCGAGTCTTGGAATAGGATCTCTTTGAGCTTCTCGAATATCTCGCCATCTCCCGTGGCCATGCCGGCAATGCCCAAGCCAAGAGCACCGCCATGCTggaccacctcctcctcggcctggcCAAGCTGCATCTTGAGATAGTCGAGCGCATCGGCGCCGTGGTTGGCGTGAATGAGCCCATAGGCATAGAGAGCACCACCTTGACTGAAAATGGAACCACTACTTAGGCCtccttgtcgaggaaggTAGGGTTCGAGAAGTTTTCGGGACTGAGAAAGGTTTCCACGGTGGATGACGCCAAGCGCAGCGGTGGCAGTGAACTTGGACCAGTTGACGGCCTTGCCAAGCCAGTCCAGGTTATCGCGGAAAAACTTGTCGTTGGTGGTGCCCTGGTTCATGAAGGCATTGCAGAAGGTGACGGCGGTGTGAAAGATGGAATTGCGCCCCTCGAGACTATCGCGAACCTTGTTCAGAATGCTCAAATCCGTGTGATTGTTGCGGTAGAGGAACTCGAGATTCAGGCGAATCGTCTtggagccgtcgaggatggatcGAATGTTGCGGTACACCTTGGCAACATTGGGGGGCaactcttcctcctccgaATCCTGTCCTTGCCCCTCGTTTGCCAGGAGAGGCTTACTCTCGCTGTTCTCCTTGTCGCTGCCCTCGGTCTCGTTGTCGGTTTTGGTGCTCTTGCCGGACGGCAGGGATGCGAGGACCTTGCCCAAGAACTCCTGGGTACCGTTGTCATACAAGTCAAAGGCGATCTGGTAGGCGTTGGCGATGGACGTGCGATCGCCGTTGTCGACCAGGGTCTGAAGCATGTGCGACGCTTCGTCATCCGAGTTGAGATAGACGACACacttggcgatggcgaaaTAATCGGGGTTCGGGATATCATGCAGCAAGTCGAGAATGAGGCGCAGGATCTGGGTTCGGAAGGCTCGCTCCTGGACGATATCCATGCAGATGCCGAGCGCGTACTCCATCAGTTCCTCTGCCGGGCTCGAGACCCCATCTGGAGTCTTGGATTTGGAGCGCTCTTCGTTGGCACGCTTGATGACGCGACGAAGAACCTCGAGATTCTTGGACTCGACGGCGATTCCCACCACCTGCCTGTAACGGCCGTGCTTGAGGCAGCTCTCAAACAGCCGCTCAATCACCCTCTGCAGAGACGCTTCGGTCGCTTGGTCGGGCAGCTGGGCGATGGAGCTCGAACGTCCTTGTTTGGTGAGAGGCTGGAAGGTAGCCTCAAATATCGTGTTGTCGAGGGACGCTCGGGAGAGGAGTGACTTTGACGGCAGAGTCGTATGAGAGaatggcgtcgtcggggacATGAGtgcgccatcggcggcgtggGAAAAGGTCGTCAGCTCGGGCAGCTCGGCGGTTTTGGAGGCTTTCGGCTTCGCGTGCTTGGCGGCAGTAACAGCAATGTACTGGTCAACACATTTGGAGATGATGGTCTCCTCAAATTCGCTGGGCGCCTCGAGCTTGAAGAGATCGCCAGCGGCAAGGGCAAAGACCATGCTGTCATTGTACGCCTGGAGGTGATAGTACACCTTGGCAAGTACGAGAGCGGCGAGCTGCCGCTCGGGGAATGAGTCGTCTTCGAATAGGGCCTCGCTGAACGCAACGGACGGTCAGCCTTCCCTACGTCGCGGGCCGAGATGGGACGGGGTC encodes:
- a CDS encoding hypothetical protein (related to GPI transamidase component PIG-S); the protein is MASELAASVPASVAAPAKQPPAEKPSEIRRRSHIVLSFWLIVIILGLPIWWRTTSIYRASLPLDRMNEWADGKACRPVFPLNIHVRTESLSDPEAHHLVRLTQLTLDDLNDFSGHHLRLQLAPDKAAVEHGKEPEPALTIHLRPGETNTALLNPHTPDLDVTYAPNAIPSPNSASSSLASFVADQLQSIFAEEQSIIAYLLSTSSASSGARPALSPTVAGTLANRTTKSLRYAPTYHLTFSLFTDGAVPNTWDIETALDEFMKPILDVLRPIHNFTIDTQVQLYATPGVQSQVLGKEHLASFVNAAEWPLSPSIGGAPTVNFVLFVGNQTIGLGSDLETSQSWMIPQWGTVYLLSMPATAAHVSAETLKQPMLTFGSHLLSLLGTPQSGSLPLRLSTLSRIRSTDLLLRASSSLGSLARLARSLRSISIPPSVADGVSKSMHHLEKACTKLGEPEGLLHARIAEEEAERAFFEKSMVGQLFFPDEHKVAVYLPLLGPVGVPLVLGLIAEIRNWIRSRKQKAAEAKEKKAQ
- a CDS encoding long-chain fatty acid transporter, with product MPVPLALAAPAWAAGLAYANARTGFWYDRKLFMCAFKSAGRIFFRERRGRLNLFYLLEDRARHPSTANKDLLIFEGNRFSYAQVYERVLRYGAWLKKHLGIKPKDIVAIDFQNSDNFIMLWWGLWSIGAKPAFINYNLTGDPLAHCIKSANTKLCLVDPAVADHVTDHVREKLGGSVQFLVFSPDVEAECLACPPTRAPDEDRHEDGISTLATLIFTSGTTGMPKAAVVSWSRCIVGSTVPEVLLGRGSKDILYTSMPLYHSSASILAFCATVSSGSTLALGRKFSTKVFWQECRAAGATSIQYVGETLRYLLAAPPQMDATTGENLDRKHGVTLAFGNGLRPDIWNEFKDRFGIETIAEFYASTEGPFATWNVSRNDLTAGAIGRNGWLFNAFLRLQVSLVAVDWQTDAPIRNPKTGFCRKVKGGEPGEMLFKLPVHDLERLFQGYYGNQKATVAKVMRDVFAKGDAWYRTGDVARWYGDGRVFFTDRIGDTFRWKSENVSTVEVSQAVGLHPSVREANVYGVELPHHDGRAGCVAICFDQNPPPRDTLRSLASHVREALPRYAVPLFLRIVPEVGGGGQTTGTNKQQKHTLRQAGVQPGKGDADGMFWLKGDTYVPFGENEWKALQRGSVKL
- a CDS encoding putative Sulfite oxidase, whose translation is MKSRFSMRLALRLQPISRSKALSFRQPCRHPQQHRRAFQTSPPRLAPQGKGHSYHSINPALAPAPASRARTLAAATGLASLLALLYLSSTPAASLDASAVYKYASDPSPELETPSIADARDPSLPRFRISEVRKHGAGAENPWVIHEDKVYDITDWIPAHPGGQVILRAAGGSIDPYWDIFSIHKSQYVYDILSQYLIGYVDQADLVNGKPAQEQIEDPFADDPVRHPALITKTAKPRNAETPEDALGAQFLTPNDLFYVRNHMWVPKIDEASADAHVLSIELLDGTVRQYTLKELKTKFASHKITAVLQCSGNRRKHMTEGSGRSTNGLQWAAGAISNASWEGVLLSDVLADAGFDIKEGLSGASETKHVHFSGLEAYASSIPIRKAVDPQGDVILAYSMNDEPLPRDHGYPLRALVPGHVAARSVKWLNQITLSDEESTSQWQRKDYKCFGPNETKVDWDAAPAIQEMPVQSAITGVKLRGWRDTPESSASAGIKDGKPTKGAAPVQGISLNGYAFSGGGRSIIRVDISFDGGSSWTQAQLLPDGVGKDGSPSPGQGHGAWSWKRWRFDGDIPMTAFQDQEGSCSPRRCTTVIAKATDDVYNTQPESHAATWNLRGNLATAWHRVQVCADCSPGSRAVTLADDKKP